One window of the Anaeromyxobacter dehalogenans 2CP-C genome contains the following:
- a CDS encoding bifunctional nuclease family protein, which translates to MRVSASLSIPWFVLVTGLAGISAHAAAPPAARVELEVAGVLPMPEGAASILVLREKGAKNLLPLVVPGAQDQDLGRRLRADAAPGLLAETIRALGGRVREVEIASADEGPGGARVRLTQGARRLELPGAASESVALAVSAGAPIFTSRRVMDESGLSPEEVDRARERVAREGGEPQRM; encoded by the coding sequence ATGCGAGTCAGCGCCTCTCTCTCCATCCCCTGGTTCGTGCTCGTGACGGGCCTGGCCGGGATCTCCGCGCACGCGGCGGCGCCGCCCGCGGCGCGGGTCGAGCTGGAGGTGGCGGGCGTGCTGCCGATGCCCGAGGGGGCCGCCTCGATCCTGGTGCTGCGCGAGAAGGGGGCGAAGAACCTGCTGCCGCTCGTCGTGCCGGGCGCGCAGGACCAGGACCTCGGCCGGCGCCTGCGCGCGGACGCGGCCCCGGGCCTGCTCGCCGAGACGATCCGGGCGCTGGGCGGGCGGGTGCGCGAGGTGGAGATCGCGTCCGCGGACGAGGGCCCGGGCGGCGCGCGGGTGCGGCTGACGCAGGGCGCGCGCCGCCTCGAGCTCCCGGGCGCGGCCTCCGAGTCGGTGGCGCTGGCCGTCTCGGCCGGCGCGCCGATCTTCACCAGCCGCCGGGTGATGGACGAGTCGGGCCTGTCGCCGGAGGAGGTGGACCGGGCCCGCGAGCGCGTCGCGCGCGAGGGCGGGGAGCCGCAGCGGATGTAG
- a CDS encoding PAS domain-containing sensor histidine kinase, giving the protein MDFSLLDSAPDAMVIADDAGAILFVNAHAERLFGYRSEELLGRPVEVLLPARYRTMHQVHRSAYQAAPRTRPMGLGLDLSGLRHDGAEFPAEISLSPIQVDGRSCVIAAVRDATERRKIEERARLWRKAQEEVRERDEFLSVASHELRTPVTALQLQLLHRAALRSGEGLPPDVVDRLETLERQTRRLAALVGELLDVSRMRLGKIELRREALDLAEVARDAAGHAQGDLARSGSKLALDLQPVTGAWDRTRLEQVIANLLVNAAKFGQGRPIALHVTGDDGTARVRVSDQGIGIAPEQQVRVFDRFARAVPAQNFGGLGLGLYIARQIVEAHGGTIEVASTPGAGATFTVDLPRQPPAPAPGARPDAGGLEPGRLH; this is encoded by the coding sequence GTGGACTTCTCGCTGCTCGACTCGGCGCCGGACGCCATGGTGATCGCCGACGACGCCGGCGCGATCCTCTTCGTGAACGCCCACGCCGAGCGCCTCTTCGGCTACCGGAGCGAGGAGCTGCTGGGCAGGCCGGTGGAGGTGCTGCTCCCGGCGCGCTACCGGACCATGCACCAGGTCCACCGGTCCGCGTACCAGGCCGCGCCGCGCACCCGCCCCATGGGGCTCGGCCTCGACCTGTCCGGGCTCCGTCACGACGGGGCCGAGTTCCCGGCCGAGATCAGCCTGTCGCCGATCCAGGTGGACGGGCGGAGCTGCGTGATCGCGGCGGTGCGCGACGCGACCGAGCGGCGGAAGATCGAGGAGCGCGCCCGGCTCTGGCGGAAGGCGCAGGAGGAGGTGCGCGAGCGCGACGAGTTCCTGTCGGTGGCCTCGCACGAGCTGCGCACGCCGGTGACCGCGCTCCAGCTGCAGCTGCTCCACCGGGCCGCGCTCCGCTCGGGCGAGGGCCTGCCGCCGGACGTGGTGGACCGGCTGGAGACGCTGGAGCGGCAGACGCGCCGGCTCGCCGCGCTGGTGGGCGAGCTGCTCGACGTCTCGCGCATGCGCCTCGGCAAGATCGAGCTCCGGCGCGAGGCGCTCGATCTCGCCGAGGTGGCGCGCGACGCGGCCGGCCACGCCCAGGGCGACCTGGCGCGCTCCGGGTCGAAGCTCGCGCTCGACCTGCAGCCGGTCACCGGGGCCTGGGACCGGACGCGCCTCGAGCAGGTGATCGCGAACCTGCTCGTGAACGCCGCCAAGTTCGGGCAGGGGCGGCCGATCGCGCTGCACGTCACCGGCGACGACGGCACCGCCCGCGTGCGCGTCAGCGACCAGGGCATCGGCATCGCGCCGGAGCAGCAGGTGCGGGTGTTCGACCGCTTCGCGCGCGCCGTGCCGGCCCAGAACTTCGGCGGGCTCGGGCTGGGGCTCTACATCGCGCGGCAGATCGTGGAGGCGCACGGCGGCACCATCGAGGTGGCGAGCACGCCAGGCGCCGGCGCGACGTTCACGGTGGACCTGCCGCGCCAGCCGCCCGCGCCCGCGCCCGGGGCCCGGCCGGACGCGGGGGGGCTGGAGCCGGGCCGGCTCCACTAG
- a CDS encoding carbohydrate deacetylase, with product MRWLIVNADDLGYDPEIDRGILEAHARGLVTSATAMVETPFAAAALAGAPRSLGIGLHAVVDPDAGRAGAEAALRRQLERFEALRGAPPTHLDSHKHAHAAPAVREAFCAVAAERGLPVRSLDGPMRAALRAAGVATADAFLGDAARRPAWTEEALLAALDEVGEGVTELMAHPGHTPSHARTSFGAEREIELAALCSPRARARVAARNLRLCGWSAVGRPSQG from the coding sequence ATGCGATGGCTGATCGTGAACGCCGACGACCTCGGCTACGACCCGGAGATCGACCGGGGCATCCTCGAGGCGCACGCGCGCGGGCTGGTCACCAGCGCCACCGCCATGGTCGAGACGCCGTTCGCGGCCGCGGCGCTGGCCGGCGCGCCGCGCTCGCTCGGGATCGGGCTGCACGCCGTCGTGGACCCCGACGCCGGGCGGGCCGGGGCGGAGGCGGCGCTGCGCCGGCAGCTCGAGCGCTTCGAGGCGCTGCGCGGCGCGCCGCCCACGCACCTCGACAGCCACAAGCACGCGCACGCCGCGCCGGCGGTGCGGGAGGCGTTCTGCGCGGTGGCGGCGGAGCGAGGGCTGCCGGTGCGGTCGCTCGACGGGCCCATGCGCGCGGCGCTCCGCGCCGCGGGGGTGGCCACCGCGGACGCGTTCCTGGGCGACGCGGCACGGCGCCCGGCCTGGACCGAGGAGGCGCTCCTCGCCGCGCTCGACGAGGTGGGGGAGGGCGTGACCGAGCTGATGGCGCACCCGGGCCACACGCCGAGCCATGCCCGGACCTCGTTCGGGGCCGAGCGCGAGATCGAGCTCGCGGCGCTCTGCAGCCCCCGCGCCCGCGCGCGCGTCGCCGCGCGAAACCTCCGTCTCTGCGGCTGGTCAGCCGTGGGACGCCCTTCTCAGGGGTGA
- the icd gene encoding NADP-dependent isocitrate dehydrogenase: MADAKPVVPKDGAKISLVGGKLNVPDRPILPFIEGDGTGRDIWRASVRVLDAAVEKAYRGRRKIAWTEVYAGEKAFTKFNNWLPDETIQAFREYLIGIKGPLTTPIGGGIRSLNVALRQLLDLYVCLRPVRWFRGVPSPVKRPEKVNMVIFRENTEDIYAGIEWEAGSEQARKLLAFLEQEFPEEYRKIRFPATSGVGVKPVSREGTERLVRAALEFAVRERRRSVTFVHKGNIMKFTEGAFRNWGYALAEREFADRVYTWEQWERTKASRGEEAAAAEQKAAVAEGRILVKDAIADITLQQVLTRPEDFDVVATLNLNGDYLSDALAAQVGGIGIAPGGNANYVTGHAIFEATHGTAPKYADLDKVNPGSVILSGEMMFRHLGWNEAADLIVKGMDGAIAGHRVTYDFARLMKAEGVADAVEVKCSEFGDEIIEHM; encoded by the coding sequence ATGGCGGATGCGAAGCCGGTGGTCCCGAAGGATGGAGCGAAGATCTCGCTCGTCGGCGGGAAGCTGAACGTTCCCGACCGGCCCATCCTGCCGTTCATCGAGGGTGACGGCACCGGCCGCGACATCTGGCGCGCCAGCGTGCGGGTGCTCGACGCGGCGGTGGAGAAGGCCTACCGCGGCCGCCGGAAGATCGCCTGGACCGAGGTGTACGCGGGCGAGAAGGCGTTCACCAAGTTCAACAACTGGCTGCCCGACGAGACGATCCAGGCGTTCCGCGAGTACCTCATCGGCATCAAGGGGCCGCTCACCACGCCCATCGGCGGCGGCATCCGCTCGCTGAACGTCGCGCTGCGTCAACTCCTCGATCTCTACGTCTGCCTCCGGCCGGTCCGCTGGTTCCGGGGGGTGCCCTCGCCGGTGAAGCGCCCGGAGAAGGTCAACATGGTGATCTTCCGGGAGAACACGGAGGACATCTACGCGGGGATCGAGTGGGAGGCGGGCTCGGAGCAGGCGAGGAAGCTGCTCGCGTTCCTCGAGCAGGAGTTCCCGGAGGAGTACCGGAAGATCCGCTTCCCGGCGACCTCGGGCGTGGGCGTGAAGCCGGTGTCGCGCGAGGGGACGGAGCGGCTCGTCCGCGCGGCGCTCGAGTTCGCCGTCCGCGAGCGGCGCCGGAGCGTCACCTTCGTGCACAAGGGCAACATCATGAAGTTCACGGAGGGTGCGTTCCGGAACTGGGGCTACGCGCTCGCCGAGCGGGAGTTCGCCGACCGCGTCTACACCTGGGAGCAGTGGGAGCGCACCAAGGCCTCGCGCGGCGAGGAGGCCGCCGCCGCCGAGCAGAAGGCGGCCGTCGCCGAGGGGCGCATCCTGGTCAAGGACGCCATCGCCGACATCACGCTGCAGCAGGTGCTGACCCGGCCCGAGGACTTCGACGTGGTCGCCACGCTCAACCTGAACGGCGACTACCTCTCCGACGCGCTCGCCGCGCAGGTCGGCGGCATCGGCATCGCGCCCGGCGGCAACGCCAACTACGTCACCGGCCACGCCATCTTCGAGGCCACCCACGGCACCGCGCCGAAGTACGCGGACCTCGACAAGGTGAACCCGGGCTCGGTGATCCTCTCCGGCGAGATGATGTTCCGGCACCTCGGCTGGAACGAGGCGGCCGACCTGATCGTCAAGGGCATGGACGGCGCCATCGCCGGCCACCGCGTCACCTACGACTTCGCGCGCCTGATGAAGGCCGAGGGCGTGGCGGACGCGGTCGAGGTGAAGTGCTCCGAGTTCGGCGACGAGATCATCGAGCACATGTAG
- the mdh gene encoding malate dehydrogenase: protein MAQRKKIALIGAGQIGGTLALLAGQKELGDVVLVDIMEGVAKGKALDLQETRGVGKWDVDVTGGGTTDYSVIRDADVCIVTAGVPRKPGMSREDLLKVNLDAITKVAHGIKQYAPNAFVIVITNPLDSMVYAMYKVTGFPKNRVVGMAGVLDTARFQYFVGDAAGVSPQDVQAMVLGGHGDDMVPLLRYSSVAGVPLTRLLDKAKLDAIVERTRKGGGEIVALLGTGSAFYAPAASAIAMAESYLRDKKRVLPCSALLEGQYGVKGLFVGVPVVIGAGGVERVLELELNDDERAMLQRSVDSVKKSVAETKL from the coding sequence ATGGCCCAGCGGAAGAAGATCGCGCTCATCGGCGCGGGACAGATCGGCGGCACGCTCGCGCTCCTGGCCGGGCAGAAGGAGCTCGGCGACGTCGTCCTGGTGGACATCATGGAGGGCGTCGCCAAGGGCAAGGCGCTCGACCTGCAGGAGACGCGCGGCGTCGGCAAGTGGGACGTGGACGTGACCGGCGGCGGCACGACCGACTACTCGGTCATCCGCGACGCCGACGTCTGCATCGTGACCGCGGGCGTGCCGCGCAAGCCGGGCATGAGCCGCGAGGATCTCCTGAAGGTGAACCTCGACGCGATCACCAAGGTCGCGCACGGCATCAAGCAGTACGCGCCGAACGCGTTCGTCATCGTCATCACGAACCCGCTCGATTCGATGGTCTACGCCATGTACAAGGTCACCGGCTTCCCCAAGAACCGGGTGGTCGGCATGGCCGGCGTGCTCGACACCGCGCGCTTCCAGTACTTCGTGGGCGACGCGGCCGGGGTCTCGCCGCAGGACGTCCAGGCCATGGTGCTCGGCGGCCACGGCGACGACATGGTCCCGCTGCTCCGCTACTCGTCGGTGGCCGGCGTGCCGCTGACCCGGCTGCTCGACAAGGCGAAGCTCGACGCCATCGTGGAGCGCACGCGGAAGGGCGGGGGAGAGATCGTGGCGCTGCTCGGCACCGGCTCGGCCTTCTACGCGCCGGCCGCCTCGGCGATCGCGATGGCGGAGTCGTACCTGCGCGACAAGAAGCGGGTGCTGCCCTGCTCGGCCCTGCTGGAGGGCCAGTACGGGGTGAAGGGCCTGTTCGTCGGCGTCCCGGTGGTGATCGGCGCCGGGGGCGTGGAGCGGGTGCTCGAGCTCGAGCTGAACGACGACGAGCGCGCCATGCTCCAGCGGTCGGTGGACAGCGTGAAGAAGTCCGTCGCCGAGACCAAGCTGTAG
- the sucC gene encoding ADP-forming succinate--CoA ligase subunit beta, with amino-acid sequence MKIHEYQAKEILRKFGVAVPRGYLAVTPLEAEGAARQLGGGISAVKAQIHAGGRGKGGGVKLARSPDEARQHAEAMLGMMLKTPQTGPEGQEVRKVYVEEGCRIARELYLGMTLDREIGRLAVMASVEGGVDIEEVAAKHPDKILREWISPLTGLMPFQARRLAFGLGLSGDSVTAFVRFATGLYNAYVATDASLAEINPLVITVGGEVLALDAKMNFDDNALYRHPDIAAMRDPDEEDPKETQAKEYDLSYIALDGDIGCMVNGAGLAMATMDVIKLSGGQPANFLDVGGGADEDKVTAAFKIILSDPHVKAVLVNIFGGIMKCDVIANGIVAAAKQVGLSIPLVVRLEGTNVELGKEILAHSELKIIPADDLGEAARKAVQAARAA; translated from the coding sequence TTGAAGATCCACGAGTACCAGGCGAAGGAAATCCTGCGGAAGTTCGGCGTGGCGGTGCCGCGCGGCTACCTCGCGGTCACGCCGCTCGAGGCGGAGGGCGCGGCGCGCCAGCTCGGCGGCGGCATCAGCGCGGTGAAGGCGCAGATCCACGCGGGCGGCCGCGGCAAGGGCGGCGGCGTGAAGCTGGCCCGCTCGCCGGACGAGGCCCGCCAGCACGCCGAGGCCATGCTCGGCATGATGCTGAAGACCCCGCAGACCGGGCCGGAGGGGCAGGAGGTCCGCAAGGTCTACGTCGAGGAGGGCTGCCGGATCGCCCGCGAGCTGTACCTCGGCATGACGCTGGACCGCGAGATCGGGCGCCTGGCGGTGATGGCCTCGGTCGAGGGCGGCGTGGACATCGAGGAGGTGGCCGCGAAGCACCCCGACAAGATCCTGCGGGAGTGGATCTCGCCGCTGACCGGCCTCATGCCGTTCCAGGCCCGCCGGCTCGCGTTCGGCCTCGGCCTCTCCGGCGACTCGGTCACCGCGTTCGTGCGCTTCGCCACCGGCCTGTACAACGCCTACGTCGCCACCGACGCGTCGCTCGCCGAGATCAACCCGCTCGTCATCACGGTGGGCGGCGAGGTGCTCGCGCTCGACGCGAAGATGAACTTCGACGACAACGCGCTCTACCGGCACCCGGACATCGCGGCCATGCGCGATCCGGACGAGGAGGATCCGAAGGAGACGCAGGCCAAGGAGTACGACCTCTCGTACATCGCGCTGGACGGCGACATCGGCTGCATGGTGAACGGCGCCGGCCTGGCGATGGCCACCATGGACGTCATCAAGCTGTCCGGCGGCCAGCCGGCCAACTTCCTCGACGTGGGCGGCGGCGCCGACGAGGACAAGGTCACCGCGGCCTTCAAGATCATCCTCTCCGACCCGCACGTGAAGGCGGTGCTGGTCAACATCTTCGGCGGCATCATGAAGTGCGACGTGATCGCGAACGGCATCGTCGCCGCCGCGAAGCAGGTGGGGCTCTCGATCCCGCTGGTGGTCCGGCTCGAGGGCACCAACGTCGAGCTGGGCAAGGAGATCCTCGCCCACAGCGAGCTGAAGATCATCCCCGCCGACGATCTCGGCGAAGCCGCCCGGAAGGCCGTCCAGGCCGCGCGGGCCGCCTAG
- the sucD gene encoding succinate--CoA ligase subunit alpha, whose protein sequence is MSILVDRNTRVLVQGITGSAGSFHTEQMLAYGTNVVSGVTPNRGGTRFQGTVPIFHTVAAAVKETGANAAAIFVPPPFAADAIIEAAEADIELIVAITEGIPVLDMVRVRRYVESRPKTRLVGPNCPGVITPGQCKIGIMPGHVHRPGRIGVVSRSGTLNYEAVKQLSDLGLGQSTSVGIGGDPVHGTDFVQALQLFEDDPDTDAVIMIGEIGGGEEEKGAAFVREHMTKPVVGFIAGRTAPPGKRMGHAGAVISGGAGTADAKMAAMREAGVVVVDGPHLLGRAMKDALSRRARPKPVKAPAGKRPAAPAPGKKGAASRSAAPSQRGGKALKKAAKGERD, encoded by the coding sequence TTGAGCATCCTCGTAGATCGCAACACCCGGGTCCTCGTCCAGGGCATCACCGGTTCGGCCGGCAGCTTCCACACCGAGCAGATGCTGGCCTACGGCACGAACGTCGTGTCGGGCGTGACGCCCAACCGCGGCGGCACCCGGTTCCAGGGGACGGTCCCCATCTTCCACACGGTCGCGGCGGCGGTGAAGGAGACCGGCGCGAACGCGGCCGCCATCTTCGTGCCGCCCCCGTTCGCCGCCGACGCCATCATCGAGGCGGCCGAGGCGGACATCGAGCTGATCGTGGCGATCACCGAGGGCATCCCGGTGCTCGACATGGTCCGGGTCCGCCGGTACGTGGAGAGCCGCCCGAAGACCCGGCTCGTCGGGCCGAACTGCCCCGGCGTGATCACGCCCGGCCAGTGCAAGATCGGCATCATGCCCGGCCACGTGCACCGGCCCGGCCGCATCGGCGTGGTGTCGCGCTCCGGCACGCTCAACTACGAGGCGGTGAAGCAGCTCAGCGACCTGGGCCTCGGCCAGTCCACCTCGGTGGGCATCGGCGGCGACCCGGTCCACGGCACCGACTTCGTGCAGGCGCTGCAGCTGTTCGAGGACGACCCGGACACCGACGCGGTCATCATGATCGGCGAGATCGGCGGCGGCGAGGAGGAGAAGGGCGCCGCGTTCGTGCGCGAGCACATGACGAAGCCGGTGGTCGGCTTCATCGCCGGCCGCACCGCGCCCCCGGGCAAGCGCATGGGCCACGCCGGCGCGGTGATCTCGGGCGGCGCCGGCACCGCCGACGCGAAGATGGCGGCCATGCGCGAGGCCGGCGTCGTGGTGGTGGACGGGCCGCACCTGCTCGGCCGGGCCATGAAGGACGCGCTGTCGCGGCGCGCCCGCCCCAAGCCCGTCAAGGCGCCCGCCGGCAAGCGGCCGGCCGCCCCCGCGCCCGGCAAGAAGGGCGCCGCCTCGCGCAGCGCCGCGCCCTCGCAGCGCGGCGGCAAGGCGCTCAAGAAGGCTGCCAAGGGGGAGCGCGACTAG
- the ndk gene encoding nucleoside-diphosphate kinase, producing MAIERTLSIIKPDGVEKGIIGKIIGRFEEKGLKPVAIRLTQLSKAEAEGFYAVHKARPFFADLVKFMTSGPVVLMVLEGENAVARNREIMGATDPKKADAGTIRKDFATDIEKNTVHGSDSVENAKIEVSYFFPEVQVHAYEWKKLA from the coding sequence ATGGCGATCGAGCGCACGCTGTCCATCATCAAGCCCGACGGCGTCGAGAAGGGCATCATCGGGAAGATCATCGGCCGCTTCGAGGAGAAGGGGCTGAAGCCGGTGGCGATCCGGCTGACCCAGCTGTCGAAGGCCGAGGCCGAGGGCTTCTACGCGGTGCACAAGGCCCGGCCGTTCTTCGCCGACCTCGTGAAGTTCATGACCAGCGGCCCGGTGGTGCTGATGGTGCTCGAGGGCGAGAACGCCGTCGCGCGGAACCGCGAGATCATGGGCGCCACCGACCCGAAGAAGGCCGACGCCGGCACGATCCGCAAGGACTTCGCGACCGACATCGAGAAGAACACGGTCCACGGGTCGGACAGCGTCGAGAACGCGAAGATCGAGGTCTCGTACTTCTTCCCCGAGGTGCAGGTCCACGCCTACGAGTGGAAGAAGCTCGCCTAA
- a CDS encoding hemolysin family protein — MAFLAASAFCSGTETALTALGEPRARQLRETGGRRARLLGLWIEHPERVLSTLLIGNTLVNVGAGALAGSVGADLAAGGGWAHGTLVAIATGITTVVILFAGEIVPKTLAKRHPAPVALWAMPMVQTLCLAMWPLSAAVTRLTGWVVGLLGGGRAPTPAVTSEEIEYLIEMGTREGVLDEVKEELLNSVLEFADRVAKEVMIPRTRMVAVDRAVEPDELVRIVTENPYSRMPVYEGSIDNVVGILLVRDIIQELRHGPLRRIALDRYLKPAFFVPEQMKISRLLKEMQRRRTHLAVVVDEFGGTSGLVTMEDVIEEIVGEIQDEADVEAAPVKAVAPGVWLADAAIPLHDLQSFLNEQRDEPAPRPAGEDAPEPDEGEPTPEVRFPEQGDYETLGGFVTATAGRVPPVGATLAWDGLTFTVRAGDERRVTRVEIARRGEAPAPEVAPAAARS; from the coding sequence GTGGCGTTCCTCGCCGCCTCCGCCTTCTGCTCGGGGACCGAGACGGCGCTGACCGCCCTGGGCGAGCCCCGCGCCCGGCAGCTCCGCGAGACCGGCGGCCGGCGGGCCCGCCTGCTGGGCCTGTGGATCGAGCACCCGGAGCGCGTGCTCTCGACGCTGCTCATCGGCAACACGCTGGTGAACGTGGGCGCCGGCGCGCTGGCCGGCTCGGTGGGTGCGGACCTCGCCGCCGGGGGCGGCTGGGCCCACGGGACGCTGGTCGCGATCGCGACGGGCATCACCACCGTGGTCATCCTGTTCGCGGGCGAGATCGTCCCGAAGACCCTCGCCAAGCGGCACCCGGCGCCGGTGGCGCTCTGGGCCATGCCCATGGTCCAGACGCTGTGCCTCGCGATGTGGCCGCTCTCCGCGGCGGTGACCCGCCTCACCGGCTGGGTGGTCGGGCTGCTCGGCGGCGGCCGGGCGCCCACGCCGGCGGTGACCAGCGAGGAGATCGAGTACCTCATCGAGATGGGCACGCGCGAGGGCGTGCTCGACGAGGTGAAGGAGGAGCTGCTCAACAGCGTGCTCGAGTTCGCCGACCGCGTCGCGAAGGAGGTCATGATCCCGCGCACGCGCATGGTCGCGGTGGACCGCGCGGTCGAGCCGGACGAGCTGGTGCGGATCGTCACCGAGAACCCGTACAGCCGCATGCCGGTGTACGAGGGGTCCATCGACAACGTGGTGGGCATCCTGCTGGTGCGCGACATCATCCAGGAGCTCCGGCACGGGCCGCTGCGACGCATCGCGCTGGACCGCTACCTGAAGCCGGCGTTCTTCGTCCCCGAGCAGATGAAGATCTCGCGCCTGCTGAAGGAGATGCAGCGGCGGCGGACGCACCTCGCGGTGGTCGTGGACGAGTTCGGCGGCACGAGCGGCCTCGTCACCATGGAGGACGTCATCGAGGAGATCGTCGGCGAGATCCAGGACGAGGCCGACGTGGAGGCCGCGCCGGTGAAGGCGGTCGCGCCCGGCGTGTGGCTGGCCGACGCCGCCATCCCGCTCCACGACCTGCAGTCGTTCCTGAACGAGCAGCGGGACGAGCCCGCGCCGCGCCCCGCCGGCGAGGACGCGCCCGAGCCCGACGAGGGCGAGCCGACGCCGGAGGTCCGGTTCCCCGAGCAGGGGGACTACGAGACGCTGGGCGGGTTCGTGACCGCCACCGCCGGCCGGGTGCCGCCCGTGGGGGCCACGCTGGCCTGGGACGGCCTCACGTTCACGGTGCGCGCCGGCGACGAGCGGCGGGTCACCCGCGTCGAGATCGCGCGGCGGGGCGAGGCGCCCGCGCCCGAGGTCGCGCCGGCCGCCGCCCGGTCTTAG
- the rlmN gene encoding 23S rRNA (adenine(2503)-C(2))-methyltransferase RlmN, producing MDVLHDDTPDLRSLPQERLASLIAGLGEKPFRARQVYRWLHLRGAASLEEMTDVPRALRERLAEGTRLTTLERATEQRSADGTIKWTWRTRDGKLVESVYLPETDRKTLCVSTQVGCAVGCTFCMTGTMGLARNLEPGEIVDQVHRANRRLIELGEGEGPRPLTNLVFMGMGEPLANYRSLKVALDLLLSEDGPNFSHRHVTVSTSGLVPVMRRLGEETQVKLAVSLNATTDAQRDAIMPINRRYPLAELLRACREFPMKQGRRITFEYVMLGGVNDAPEDAERLARLLRGIPAKVNLIPYNENPGLGFAAPAPGAVERFRDLLVARNVTAVVRKNRGTDIAAACGQLAAEGGPGDPRRRAAAALTGTPAAG from the coding sequence ATGGACGTCCTGCACGACGACACCCCCGACCTCCGGTCGCTCCCGCAGGAGCGGCTCGCCTCCCTGATCGCCGGGCTGGGCGAGAAGCCGTTCCGCGCCCGCCAGGTCTACCGCTGGCTGCACCTGCGCGGCGCCGCCTCGCTCGAGGAGATGACCGACGTGCCGCGGGCGCTGCGCGAGCGGCTGGCGGAGGGCACCCGCCTCACCACCCTCGAGCGCGCCACCGAGCAGCGCTCCGCCGACGGCACCATCAAGTGGACCTGGCGCACGCGCGACGGGAAGCTGGTGGAGTCGGTCTACCTGCCGGAGACCGACCGCAAGACGCTGTGCGTGTCCACGCAGGTGGGCTGCGCGGTGGGCTGCACGTTCTGCATGACCGGCACCATGGGGCTCGCCCGCAACCTCGAGCCGGGCGAGATCGTGGATCAGGTGCACCGCGCCAACCGCCGGCTGATCGAGCTGGGGGAGGGGGAGGGGCCGCGCCCGCTCACCAACCTCGTGTTCATGGGCATGGGCGAGCCGCTCGCGAACTACCGCAGCCTGAAGGTCGCGCTCGACCTGCTCCTCTCCGAGGACGGCCCCAACTTCTCGCACCGCCACGTGACCGTCTCGACGTCCGGGCTCGTGCCGGTGATGCGGCGGCTCGGCGAGGAGACGCAGGTGAAGCTGGCCGTGTCGCTGAACGCCACCACCGACGCGCAGCGCGACGCGATCATGCCCATCAACCGGCGCTACCCGCTGGCCGAGCTGCTCCGCGCCTGCCGCGAGTTCCCCATGAAGCAGGGGCGGCGGATCACGTTCGAGTACGTGATGCTGGGCGGCGTGAACGACGCGCCGGAGGACGCCGAGCGCCTGGCGCGGCTGCTGCGCGGCATCCCGGCGAAGGTGAACCTCATCCCGTACAACGAGAACCCGGGCCTCGGGTTCGCCGCCCCGGCGCCCGGCGCGGTGGAGCGGTTCCGCGACCTGCTCGTCGCGCGCAACGTGACCGCGGTGGTCCGCAAGAACCGCGGCACCGACATCGCCGCCGCCTGCGGGCAGCTCGCCGCGGAGGGCGGCCCCGGCGATCCGCGCCGGCGCGCCGCTGCGGCGTTGACCGGGACGCCCGCGGCGGGCTAG